Part of the Chitinivibrionales bacterium genome, GTGGACAACCTATGGGGGTGGCGGTTACCTGATAAATATCACGCCGGACCCGGCCAACTCATGGTTCGTGGGCTGGGAAGCGCAGCATGATTTTTCGGAACATCTCACGGTTGGAGCCGAGGCCTTTGGCACTGTGTTTCCATCCAAGAGTGCGGAAAACGAATTGGGCTTCAATATTGGTGCAATCGTAAATTTTACCGATAACCATCATCTACTTCTTTCGGCAGGAAGAGATATCGTGGGCCACAATGATATTTTTCTTTATGCCGCTTATCAATACACAATCGGCCCGCCTTTGAAATGATCTCATTACTTTGAAACAAAACGGACAAAGACCTCTATGCCTATCCTTCCACAACCAGCGCGTTCGCTTGACCTGAATGTCAAGAAATACGTGGAAGTATTGGCTGTCTCCTTGAAACTTGGACTAACTTCTTTCGGCGGTCCCATCGCGCACATTGGTTACTTTCATGAAGAGTACGTGCGTAGAAAGAAATGGCTTGACGAAGGCGCTTTTGCAGACCTCGTTGCTTTATGCCAATTCCTTCCCGGACCAGCCAGTAGCCAGCTCGGTGTCAGCATCGGTGTGCTTCGCGCCGGTTCACCGGGCGGCCTAATCGCATGGCTTGGTTTTACGCTACCGTCGGCTGTTGCGCTGTTCTTCTTTGCCTATTTCCTTCGAGGGGCGGATATCGGGTCGCTGGGCTGGATTCATGGGTTGAAGATAGTGGCTGTCGCTATTGTCGCTCAGGCAATTATCAGCATGGGGCAAAGACTTGCCCCAGACCGTAAACGGGTTTCAATTGCCATCGCAGCCATGACAATAGTATTGCTGTGGAGAGCAGCCATCGGTCAGGTTGCTGTAATAGCGGCATCAGGTATCGTAGGTCTTTTTATTTGCAAAAACAGCACAGACTCCCGTTTGATTCACGCGGAATTGCGGGTAAGCAGGAAATTCGGAGCGGCATGCCTTATTCTGTTCTTCGCACTCCTAACCCTGTTGCCCATTTTCCGGCACCTCACGTCAAACCATTGGGTAGCTATAGCAGATAGCTTCTATAGATCAGGGTCGCTCGTATTTGGCGGAGGGCATGTGGTTCTTCCATTGCTTGCAAAAGAGGTGGTGCCCACCGGCTGGATAAGCAACGAACATTTTCTAACCGGATATGCGGCTGCACAGGCAGTGCCAGGCCCTTTGTTCACCTTTGCTTCGTACCTTGGGGCGATGATGAACGGTACACGTGGTGCAATATTGGCAACTTTATCGATTTTTTTACCGGGCATCCTGCTTATCATGGGCGCTCTTCCATTCTGGAACTGGCTACGTAGAAGCTTAGCGCTACAGGCAGCACTGACCGGTATTAATGCTGCTGTTGTTGGTGTTTTGCTCGCTGCGCTTTATAATCCTATCTGGATTTCAGCGATTATCTCTCCGATTGATTTTACACTTGCCGCAATTTTATTCGTGATGCTGGTATTTTGGAAATTGCCACCATGGATGATAGTTGTTGCAGGGGCAATTGGAGGAACCTTGGTTTCACACCTTATCTAATGTCAAGAACAGGGGAATTGTATGGCCACAGTTCAAGTGCGCTACATTGTCCATGATGTCGCCGCAGCCATTCCGTTTTATACGGATCAATTGGGTTTCAAGCTCGAAATGCACCCGGCACCGTCCTTTGCAATGCTTTCACGGGGAGATCTTCGTCTCGTTCTCAGCACTTCAAATCCGGCAGCCGGGGACGGACAGCCAATGCCTGATGGAACCCAGCAGGTACCCGGTGGGTGGAACCGGTTTGCAATTGAAGTTAGCGATATTGTCCCATTTGTCGAGAAGCTAACAAAAGCGGGAGCACATTTTCTTTCTTGAACAAATCGATGCTTGTTCGGAACTCCTCAAGCTAGGGGTTAATGAACCATGTCTTGCAGTTATGAGAGCCACATTTGAATGTTTCGTTAATTCAATCTTCATTTTTCAAGCCAATCATGCTCAAAGAGCAAGATTCAAGAGTCATTTCATCGTAGCTTGACATCCGCATCATAGATGGTATGATCTATTTGGGACGCCACATCATTGAACCGCGGCTTGCGCTTCGCGTGGAATGGACGCCAGAAGCCGCTCGGCTCTTTTGGGCCGAAGAACCCCATGTCAAGAATTCCGTTGCCGTTAAGGTCCTCGAACGCGCTAATTGCCCAACGGCCTAGTGCTATCTTGAAGCTAAAAACCTTTTCTGTCCCCGGTCGCAATTGAATTTGCCGAACCGCTTGCTTCATAAATCCAGTTGAGTCCCACAGCATGACGTAAACGGAATGCGCGACGGATGCGCCGAGTACACGGCCCGAGATGGTGACCATCGAATCTTGCTTTGCGTCCGATGCAATTATACGGCCCAAGAACCAATCCTGCAAGGACAATAACAGACAACCTAGAAAGCTTATTCATTTTTTGCTCCCTTTAATGTATCCTGTTACAAGTTGTCCCGGCACGAGACCATTAGGGTTATCCAGCTCAATTACTGTCTCAAGAATTTTCGTATCGATGCGCTCCGTCGGATCGTCGGTTCGAGCATTCTTGCGCCCCATCATGCGGCCAATTTCAACCACTCTGCCGGTGAACTTTTTCCCGGGGTACGCATCAGCCACCGCAAACGCCGAATCGCCGACTGCAATGTGGCCAATATCGCGCTCGTCAACGTCAATCCGGACTCGCAATGCGCTCATATCACCCATCATGACGAGCGGGTCGCCGCCCGGAGTCACGTATTCACCGGCGCGATATTTCACCTGGAGAACCTCGCCATCAATGGGCGCACGTACCGCCAGCCGCTCCAAATTCGCTTTCGCTTGATCGAGCCGCGCGCGCGCCGCTGCGATGTCTTCATACCGTGAACCGGCTACCATCGCCCGGCTGCGCGACTCGCTCGCGTCGAACATACGGCGATCGCTCTCCGCCTGCCGTCGCGCTCTGTCAAGCTCATCGGCGGTAGCAGCGCCGCCTTTTGCCGCTTGCTCGGTGCGACGAAGCGCTTCGGCCGACAGGTCCGCCCGAGCCCGTGCCGCTTCCGCGTCGCTGATCGAGGCCTCAATATCTTCCTTGCGCTGACCATGCATCGCTTTTTCGTAATCATATAGTGCGACTTTCAGTGCAGCCTGCTCCGGTGCGTCCTCAAGCTGCACGAGCAGTGCTCCGCGCTTTACCCTGTCGCCTTCATGGACAACAATTGCGGCGATTCGTCCCGGAACTGCGGCGGCGACCTTGGTCGCTGGCTGGCGCGGCTCCACGATGGCATTTCCGGCAACCAGGCCGGGCCCGGGAATTACCATGCGTTCATCGGCTTTCCCTGCGGCTGTACTTGTTCGCTCGGCTTTGACAATATCCTTCTTTTGAGGCGCTGTCGACGGTCCGCTCGCAAGCGACCGTACAATGAACGATATCATCAAGACCATTCCCACTATTCCAAGGTAGATACCCCATGATTTGCGTTTCATAGCGACTCCTTTTTTATTTGTCCATCTTCAAGGTTTACGATTCGATCTGCGAGGTTGTGGATTCGCGGATCATGTGTAACGACCACCACGGTTGAACCATGGATGCGCGCGAGGTCTTTGAGTAACTCAGTGACCTGCAATCCGGTCTGGCCATCCAGGTTTGCCGTAGGCTCATCGGCAAGAAGAAGTGGCGGATGACCTGCGAGCGCGCGCGCTATTGCGACACGCTGGCGCTGACCACCCGAAAGATCTCGTGGGAGCGAGTCAACTTTTTCCGCAATTCCCACCTCCGCGAGCATTTTAGCGGCCTCGCCTTGAGCATTCTTAGGTTCCCATCCGCGCAGCTCGAGAATGAGAGCGATATTTTCGCTTGCAGATAACGAGGCTATCAGGTTAAAACCCTGGAACACAAAGCCGATCAGACTCAACCGCAGTGACGGCAGTTCGTTTTCACGTGCGTTGCTGACATTGCGGCCGAAAATGGTAACGTTCCCGGTAGTGGGACGAAGCACGCACCCAAGGATCGACAGAAGCGTCGTCTTTCCGCTGCCCGACGGGCCGGAGATCATGACGAACTCTCCTGCAGCAGCGCAGAAGTCGACATCCTTCAGAGCCTCGAAGGCGACAGCGCCCCAACCATATACTTTACTGAGCCCATTGACATTAATGACACACGGGCGTTCATTTGTGTTTTTCATCGGAACACCATCCCAGGTTCAAGTTTACGAATGCGTGAAAGGGCAAGCAAGGAAGCAAGCCCGCATAAAAGGACCATCAATAAAGGCGTACAGGCATATGTCTGCCATGGCAGTACCAGAGCCAATTTGGGCGAACGCATGAACCCGGCTATAGCCGAAATTTGTGTTAGTCCGATAAGCGAGCCTAAGAGCCCGTAAAATGCCGATTGAACAAGCAGCAACAACGCCAAATCTTCATTACGGCAGCCGATTGCTTTCAACGTACCGAATTCTCTGATATTGTCAACAACGGCGGAAAACATTGATAACGAGACAATGACCAACCCGACAATGAGCCCGAACGCCGTCGACATGGCAGTTGTTGCTCCAATGCCGGTACTCACGAGTAAATAGCGCAGCACCCGATTGTGAAATGCAGGGGTGCTCAGAACCAAATAATCAGGAGTTCGTGCCTGTAGGGTAGCGGCAACCGAGTCGGGATTGTTTCCTGGTGCTACACCAACAAGAACAAAGCTCGTTTGGTCTGACGGAGTGCCCAAGAGGACTCGCGCATAATCGTATTCGGCGAATGAATACGATGGAGCGAATGGCAATAACCCCCAGGTGAAACCGCCTACAACGGTGCGATGTCCGTTTACCTCGCGTACGCTGCCCATATTGAGGCCGCCCAGCTTATCGCGCTCAGAGTCTTCAAAGATCATGACATCAGGATTGCGTAGTGCATCAACCGAACCGGCGACGATGTTCCATGGTCCGCCATGCCAATAGGGAGCTTTTGTTCCGACTATCGTCACTTGCTCACTTCCGCCGCTGGGCAATGAAACCGACCCTCCACCAAAAAGAAGCGGCTCGGCCCATGCCACACCCGGTGTCGTTCGCGCCTCGTAGAGAGAAGCCATTGCGACTGGTTTCCCCGGCTGCAATGTTTGTGTCGAGGCAGGCACGATCCACAGGTCAGCACCTGCATTGTCGATGAACATGGTGTTTTTCGAAAGTAGACCAAGAAAAAC contains:
- a CDS encoding efflux RND transporter periplasmic adaptor subunit; the protein is MKRKSWGIYLGIVGMVLMISFIVRSLASGPSTAPQKKDIVKAERTSTAAGKADERMVIPGPGLVAGNAIVEPRQPATKVAAAVPGRIAAIVVHEGDRVKRGALLVQLEDAPEQAALKVALYDYEKAMHGQRKEDIEASISDAEAARARADLSAEALRRTEQAAKGGAATADELDRARRQAESDRRMFDASESRSRAMVAGSRYEDIAAARARLDQAKANLERLAVRAPIDGEVLQVKYRAGEYVTPGGDPLVMMGDMSALRVRIDVDERDIGHIAVGDSAFAVADAYPGKKFTGRVVEIGRMMGRKNARTDDPTERIDTKILETVIELDNPNGLVPGQLVTGYIKGSKK
- a CDS encoding ABC transporter ATP-binding protein; translation: MKNTNERPCVINVNGLSKVYGWGAVAFEALKDVDFCAAAGEFVMISGPSGSGKTTLLSILGCVLRPTTGNVTIFGRNVSNARENELPSLRLSLIGFVFQGFNLIASLSASENIALILELRGWEPKNAQGEAAKMLAEVGIAEKVDSLPRDLSGGQRQRVAIARALAGHPPLLLADEPTANLDGQTGLQVTELLKDLARIHGSTVVVVTHDPRIHNLADRIVNLEDGQIKKESL
- a CDS encoding chromate transporter, with the translated sequence MPILPQPARSLDLNVKKYVEVLAVSLKLGLTSFGGPIAHIGYFHEEYVRRKKWLDEGAFADLVALCQFLPGPASSQLGVSIGVLRAGSPGGLIAWLGFTLPSAVALFFFAYFLRGADIGSLGWIHGLKIVAVAIVAQAIISMGQRLAPDRKRVSIAIAAMTIVLLWRAAIGQVAVIAASGIVGLFICKNSTDSRLIHAELRVSRKFGAACLILFFALLTLLPIFRHLTSNHWVAIADSFYRSGSLVFGGGHVVLPLLAKEVVPTGWISNEHFLTGYAAAQAVPGPLFTFASYLGAMMNGTRGAILATLSIFLPGILLIMGALPFWNWLRRSLALQAALTGINAAVVGVLLAALYNPIWISAIISPIDFTLAAILFVMLVFWKLPPWMIVVAGAIGGTLVSHLI
- a CDS encoding DUF2141 domain-containing protein, whose protein sequence is MGRIIASDAKQDSMVTISGRVLGASVAHSVYVMLWDSTGFMKQAVRQIQLRPGTEKVFSFKIALGRWAISAFEDLNGNGILDMGFFGPKEPSGFWRPFHAKRKPRFNDVASQIDHTIYDADVKLR
- a CDS encoding ABC transporter permease, whose translation is MKNQQLSNLVGATDALATHRPTRILRLRTMLHVGTKMMFHDKLKFAGTLFGVFFAVVLANQQLGVFLGLLSKNTMFIDNAGADLWIVPASTQTLQPGKPVAMASLYEARTTPGVAWAEPLLFGGGSVSLPSGGSEQVTIVGTKAPYWHGGPWNIVAGSVDALRNPDVMIFEDSERDKLGGLNMGSVREVNGHRTVVGGFTWGLLPFAPSYSFAEYDYARVLLGTPSDQTSFVLVGVAPGNNPDSVAATLQARTPDYLVLSTPAFHNRVLRYLLVSTGIGATTAMSTAFGLIVGLVIVSLSMFSAVVDNIREFGTLKAIGCRNEDLALLLLVQSAFYGLLGSLIGLTQISAIAGFMRSPKLALVLPWQTYACTPLLMVLLCGLASLLALSRIRKLEPGMVFR
- a CDS encoding VOC family protein, producing the protein MATVQVRYIVHDVAAAIPFYTDQLGFKLEMHPAPSFAMLSRGDLRLVLSTSNPAAGDGQPMPDGTQQVPGGWNRFAIEVSDIVPFVEKLTKAGAHFLS